The Chordicoccus furentiruminis DNA window TTGATGATCCGCTTGACCTCAAGGCCCGCGATCTTGCCGGCGTCCTTGGTCGCCTGACGCTGCGCGTCATTGAAGTACGCCGGCACCGTGATGACGGCCTCTGTCACCGGCTCGCCGAGATAAGCCTCTGCGTCCTTTTTCAGCTTCATCAGAATCATCGCGGAAATTTCCTGCGGCGTATAGCTCTTGCCGCCTGCTGTCACCTTCTCATTCGTACCCATCTTTCTCTTGATGGATGAAATCGTGTTGGCCGCGTTTGTCACCGCCTGGTTTTTCGCCAGAACACCGACAAGACGCTCGCCGTCCTTGAACGCCACCACTGACGGTGTCGTCCGCTCGCCTTCCGCGTTCGCGATGACGGTGGGCTTTCCGCCTTCCATCACGGCCACACAGCTGTTTGTCGTACCAAGATCGATACCGATAATCTTACTCATAATGTGATCTCCTCTCATTTCAGAATATATGGTTCCGGGTCAGAGACCCGGCTGTCTGTCTTTCTCAATTGGCTACGGAAACCATCGCGTGCCGGATCACGGTTTCCTTGTAGGTGTAGCCCTTCATCAGTTCTTTCGCCACCACGTTCTTCCCGAGCTTCGGGTCATCCACGTGCATCACGGCCTTATGCAGCTTCGGATCGAAGGGTTCTCCCTCCGTTTTCATCGCCTTGACGCCGATCTCATCGAGCGCCTTCTCAAACTGCTGTGCGATCTTCCGCATGCCTTCCGCGAAAGGATCATCCTTCTGGTCCTCCGGGATCGCCTCGATCCCCCGCTCGATGGTATCCATCACCGGAAGCATCCTGGTCATCGTGTCCTTCACTGCGAAGGAATAAAGATCCGCCTTTTCCCGTTCCGTCCGTTTCCGGAAGTTCTCGTATTCGGCCATCGTCCGAAGGTAGCGGTCCTTCATGTCAGCCAGTTCCTGCTCCTTCTTCTCGAGCGCCTTCTTCTCGCTGCGGGAGAGCTTCACACTCTTCACGTCATCATCGGACTTCTCTGCGATCTTCTCCGTCCCGGCCTTCGCCGTATCCGGCTTTTCCTCTGTATGTTCATCCGCCTTTCCGGCGCTGCTGACTTTCTCGTCCGCACCGGCGGCGTTCTTCTTCTCCTCGCTCAATTCCCGTCACTGTCCTCACTTTCTTCTTTTTTCCCTGTCAGCCTTC harbors:
- a CDS encoding nucleotide exchange factor GrpE, giving the protein MSEEKKNAAGADEKVSSAGKADEHTEEKPDTAKAGTEKIAEKSDDDVKSVKLSRSEKKALEKKEQELADMKDRYLRTMAEYENFRKRTEREKADLYSFAVKDTMTRMLPVMDTIERGIEAIPEDQKDDPFAEGMRKIAQQFEKALDEIGVKAMKTEGEPFDPKLHKAVMHVDDPKLGKNVVAKELMKGYTYKETVIRHAMVSVAN